A single genomic interval of Exiguobacterium sp. BMC-KP harbors:
- a CDS encoding nucleotidyltransferase domain-containing protein has protein sequence MISMTSRQQLVQTINVRVHDHFIILFGSGATGNMTDDSDLDIAYLSDHTLSAYDRFL, from the coding sequence ATGATATCGATGACGTCGCGACAACAACTCGTTCAAACGATTAACGTACGCGTGCATGATCATTTCATTATCTTATTCGGCTCCGGAGCTACGGGAAACATGACAGATGATAGTGATTTGGATATCGCTTATTTAAGTGACCACACCCTCTCTGCCTACGATCGATTTTTATAA
- a CDS encoding GH1 family beta-glucosidase → MKFAPNFVFGTATSSYQIEGAHNEGGRTPSIWDAFCDEDGKVFEKHNGDVACDHYHRYEEDIQHIKRLGVDTYRFSIAWPRIFPQKGVYNPEGMAFYKKLATRLRAEGIKPAVTLYHWDLPLWAHEEGGWVNRASVDWFLDFARACFAELDGIVDSWITHNEPWCAGFLSYHLGQHAPGHTDMNEAVRAVHHLLLSHGKAVELLKGEFKSVTPIGITLNLAPKYAKTDSANDQLAMNNADGYANRWFLDPVFKGQYPVDMMNLFSKYVHSYAFIEEGDMETISVPCDFFGINFYSRNLVEFSAANDFLQKDAYSDYDKTGMGWDIAPSEFKDLIRRLRAEYTDLPIYITENGAAFDDELIDGRVADQNRIDYVEQHLQAVSDLNEEGMNIQGYYLWSLLDNFEWSFGYDKRFGILYVDFETQERIWKDSAHWYAGVIEQHKATIPQEA, encoded by the coding sequence ATGAAATTTGCACCGAACTTCGTATTCGGAACGGCGACGTCGTCGTATCAAATCGAAGGAGCCCACAACGAAGGCGGACGTACGCCTTCGATCTGGGATGCCTTCTGTGATGAGGACGGAAAAGTCTTCGAAAAACATAACGGTGATGTCGCTTGTGACCATTATCACCGTTATGAAGAGGACATCCAGCACATCAAACGTCTTGGCGTCGACACGTACCGCTTCTCGATTGCCTGGCCACGCATCTTCCCGCAAAAAGGGGTCTACAATCCGGAAGGCATGGCGTTCTATAAGAAACTCGCGACACGTCTGCGGGCTGAAGGCATCAAGCCAGCCGTGACGCTGTACCACTGGGACTTACCACTGTGGGCACATGAAGAAGGCGGCTGGGTCAACCGAGCATCGGTCGACTGGTTCCTTGACTTCGCTCGTGCTTGTTTTGCGGAGCTCGACGGGATCGTCGACTCGTGGATCACACACAATGAACCGTGGTGTGCAGGGTTCCTCAGCTACCATCTCGGGCAACATGCACCAGGTCATACGGATATGAACGAAGCCGTTCGTGCCGTGCATCACTTGTTGTTATCACACGGAAAAGCAGTCGAACTGTTGAAGGGTGAGTTCAAATCGGTCACACCAATCGGCATTACCTTGAACTTGGCACCGAAGTATGCGAAGACGGATTCCGCCAACGATCAGCTGGCAATGAACAATGCAGATGGGTACGCGAATCGTTGGTTCCTCGATCCGGTCTTCAAAGGTCAGTATCCGGTCGACATGATGAACTTGTTCTCGAAATACGTCCATTCTTACGCGTTCATCGAGGAAGGCGACATGGAGACGATTTCTGTCCCGTGTGACTTCTTCGGAATCAACTTCTACAGCCGGAACCTCGTCGAATTCAGTGCTGCGAACGATTTCCTGCAGAAGGATGCGTACTCGGATTACGACAAAACAGGTATGGGCTGGGACATCGCACCGAGCGAATTCAAGGACTTGATTCGTCGTTTGCGTGCCGAGTATACGGATTTACCAATCTACATCACAGAAAACGGTGCCGCATTCGATGATGAATTGATTGATGGTCGCGTCGCTGACCAAAACCGGATCGATTATGTCGAACAGCATCTCCAAGCGGTATCTGACTTAAACGAAGAAGGCATGAACATCCAAGGCTATTATCTCTGGTCACTGCTCGATAACTTCGAGTGGAGCTTCGGCTACGATAAGCGCTTCGGGATTCTCTACGTCGATTTCGAGACGCAGGAACGGATTTGGAAAGACAGCGCCCACTGGTATGCGGGCGTCATCGAGCAACATAAGGCAACGATTCCGCAAGAAGCGTGA
- a CDS encoding ABC transporter substrate-binding protein, with protein MKKQLVSVLTVGALTASVLAGCSGSSEEKTSGGKEVLKIWSFTDELKEPIKKFEEKNGVKVELTIVPIADYPTKLKPALESGVGAPDIFTGEIAFLKQWVDAGYWANLSEKPFNAGEVKDDYIPYVYDMGKDKDGNVRALSWQTTPGGVYYKRSIAKKVLGTDDPKEIGGMMDSMDGVFEVAEKMKSKGYKMFPDEGSIRWFAQGNDPQPWVNDKQELVLTQDKKDYMDYAKELRTKQYTALAPEWSPSWFAGMDKPVKVKENGKETETEVFSYVLPTWGLHSVLKENAKKSAGDWAVTSGPSPYFWGGTWLGVYKDSKKQKLAYDFVKMMTQDEAFLTDWAKETGDVLAYKPVTEKIKTDFKDEFLGGQNNYEFFLDQADKITPGIVTKYDQQLDTLYGASVMEYVQGKKSKDEALAEFYKKVKNAYPDVKVPE; from the coding sequence ATGAAGAAACAATTAGTTAGCGTGTTAACAGTCGGTGCGTTAACAGCAAGCGTTCTTGCTGGATGTTCAGGTAGCAGCGAAGAAAAGACGAGCGGCGGGAAAGAAGTCTTGAAAATCTGGTCGTTCACGGATGAGTTAAAAGAGCCTATCAAAAAGTTCGAAGAGAAAAACGGAGTCAAAGTCGAATTGACGATCGTGCCAATCGCCGACTACCCGACGAAGTTGAAACCAGCTCTTGAAAGTGGCGTCGGCGCACCGGATATCTTCACAGGTGAAATCGCGTTCTTGAAACAGTGGGTTGATGCCGGCTACTGGGCGAACCTCTCTGAAAAACCATTCAACGCAGGCGAAGTCAAAGATGACTATATTCCGTACGTCTATGACATGGGGAAAGATAAGGACGGCAACGTGCGTGCGCTGTCATGGCAAACGACACCAGGTGGCGTCTACTACAAACGAAGCATCGCGAAAAAAGTTCTCGGTACAGACGATCCAAAAGAAATCGGCGGCATGATGGACTCGATGGACGGCGTCTTCGAAGTCGCTGAAAAAATGAAGAGCAAAGGCTACAAGATGTTCCCGGATGAAGGATCAATCCGTTGGTTCGCACAAGGGAACGACCCACAACCTTGGGTCAACGATAAGCAAGAGCTCGTCTTGACACAAGACAAGAAGGATTACATGGATTACGCAAAAGAACTTCGGACGAAACAATACACAGCACTTGCACCAGAATGGTCACCATCATGGTTCGCAGGCATGGATAAACCGGTCAAAGTCAAAGAAAACGGTAAAGAGACTGAAACAGAAGTCTTCTCTTACGTTCTCCCGACATGGGGTCTTCACAGTGTCCTCAAAGAAAACGCGAAAAAATCAGCGGGTGACTGGGCGGTCACAAGCGGACCGAGCCCATACTTCTGGGGTGGTACGTGGTTAGGTGTCTACAAAGATTCGAAGAAACAAAAGCTTGCGTATGATTTCGTCAAGATGATGACGCAAGACGAAGCGTTCTTAACAGATTGGGCAAAAGAAACAGGTGACGTGTTAGCGTACAAACCAGTTACTGAAAAAATCAAGACCGACTTCAAAGATGAGTTTCTCGGCGGACAGAACAACTATGAGTTCTTCCTTGATCAAGCAGACAAGATCACACCAGGAATCGTCACGAAGTATGACCAGCAGCTCGATACATTGTATGGTGCATCGGTCATGGAATACGTCCAAGGTAAAAAATCAAAAGACGAAGCACTTGCTGAGTTCTACAAAAAAGTCAAAAACGCGTATCCGGACGTAAAAGTACCGGAATAA
- a CDS encoding LacI family DNA-binding transcriptional regulator, translated as MGTIYDLAKMTGFSITTVSKALNNYSDVSEKTKAKIVQAAAEMGYLPNAHAQSLSTKRSWTIGVMFSEAHGVGMMHPFFNAIIESFRKATEQQGYDLIFASRNLRNRDMSYLEHFRHRAVDGIVVICSDQMDQHVQELIQSTIPIVVVDMDSADCSVVYSDNITGGTLAINHLHELGHRLIAHIAGDTSTDAGRARIEGYQQAMKQLDLPIPDGYLVNGGFFSGEEGKRAMNELLALPERPTAVFVAGDEMAIGAIEAIHEAGLRIPEDISVVGYDDIYVAKYITPKLTTVRQDTETIGQHAASVLIEQIVNKKRVTTRDVIPVNLMVRQSTGPVPE; from the coding sequence ATGGGAACAATTTATGATTTAGCGAAGATGACCGGTTTTTCAATTACAACGGTCTCAAAAGCCTTAAATAATTATTCGGATGTTAGCGAAAAGACGAAAGCAAAAATCGTCCAAGCAGCAGCCGAGATGGGATACTTACCGAACGCGCACGCCCAGTCGCTCTCGACGAAACGTTCGTGGACGATCGGTGTGATGTTCTCGGAAGCACATGGCGTCGGAATGATGCATCCGTTCTTCAACGCGATCATTGAGAGTTTCCGAAAAGCAACAGAACAACAAGGGTATGACCTCATCTTCGCATCGCGAAACTTACGCAATCGTGATATGAGTTACCTCGAGCATTTCCGACACCGGGCAGTCGACGGCATCGTCGTCATCTGCTCCGATCAGATGGACCAGCACGTCCAAGAGTTGATTCAAAGTACGATTCCGATCGTCGTCGTCGACATGGACAGTGCCGATTGTAGTGTCGTCTACTCGGATAACATCACTGGTGGCACACTCGCCATCAATCATTTGCACGAACTCGGTCATCGGTTGATCGCCCACATTGCGGGGGATACGTCGACAGATGCGGGAAGAGCGCGGATTGAAGGCTATCAGCAAGCGATGAAACAACTTGATTTGCCGATTCCGGACGGATATCTCGTCAACGGTGGATTCTTTTCCGGGGAAGAAGGCAAGCGGGCAATGAACGAATTGCTAGCATTACCTGAACGACCGACAGCGGTCTTCGTTGCCGGGGATGAAATGGCAATCGGTGCGATTGAAGCGATTCATGAAGCCGGGTTACGGATTCCAGAAGACATCTCAGTCGTTGGGTACGATGATATCTATGTCGCGAAATACATTACACCGAAGTTGACGACGGTCCGACAAGATACGGAAACGATTGGTCAACATGCAGCATCAGTCTTGATTGAACAGATCGTCAACAAAAAACGGGTTACGACACGCGATGTCATTCCGGTTAACTTGATGGTTCGTCAATCGACAGGTCCAGTACCTGAATAA
- a CDS encoding VOC family protein gives MPINPYLVFNGNTREAITFYAQVFGQELPDIMEFGPGPGPDGQPYPEEMQSLVLHAELIVHGTRLMFSDAMPHDPVTIGQNVTLALHLSDVDVLQKTFDQLAKDGNVIMPIQKTFWSEAYGIVEDTFGIQWQVNHVESEVSV, from the coding sequence ATGCCCATTAATCCGTATCTCGTCTTCAACGGCAACACGCGTGAGGCAATCACGTTCTATGCACAGGTTTTCGGTCAAGAACTACCGGACATCATGGAGTTCGGACCAGGTCCCGGTCCTGACGGTCAGCCCTACCCAGAAGAGATGCAGTCACTTGTTCTACATGCTGAACTGATCGTTCATGGTACCCGCTTAATGTTCTCAGACGCAATGCCACATGATCCGGTCACTATTGGTCAGAATGTTACCTTGGCGCTCCACTTATCTGACGTCGATGTGTTACAGAAGACATTTGATCAACTCGCAAAAGACGGTAACGTCATCATGCCGATCCAAAAGACATTCTGGAGTGAAGCCTACGGAATCGTCGAAGATACGTTTGGTATCCAGTGGCAGGTCAATCATGTAGAGAGTGAAGTGTCGGTGTGA
- a CDS encoding ribbon-helix-helix domain-containing protein — MERVSKLIKFPKDLVEKIEKYQKENYISSFAGAVYELIRKGLEK; from the coding sequence ATGGAGCGCGTATCAAAATTGATTAAATTTCCAAAAGATTTAGTGGAAAAAATAGAGAAATATCAAAAAGAGAATTATATTTCTTCTTTTGCCGGTGCGGTGTATGAACTGATTCGCAAAGGTTTAGAAAAGTAA
- a CDS encoding carbohydrate ABC transporter permease gives MKKLDRHGYLFIAPFWIVFLIFSIYPVALTFYYSFTNYTGAEGEQLVGLANYTRLLGDTYFIEAFFNTLKIWGLNFILQIGGALLLALLFSDLQLKLKGLAFFRATFYLPNLITISSVALLFGILLDWQHGSLNMMLMKIGIISEPINWLTQPVTAQISVSLILTWMWLGHSFIVVMAGVSGISKDYFEAALIDGATRWQIFSRITLPLLKPILLYIMITSLIGGLQLFDLPMLITDGVGAPDGALNTMVLYLYNQAFKYNNYGYAAAVAYGLFAITLVFSIIVFKGMFRKERSPKGA, from the coding sequence GTGAAAAAACTCGATCGCCATGGGTATCTGTTCATCGCACCGTTTTGGATCGTCTTCTTGATCTTCAGCATCTATCCGGTTGCTTTGACTTTCTATTACAGTTTCACGAACTACACGGGCGCTGAAGGCGAACAACTCGTCGGACTCGCGAACTATACGCGGTTACTCGGGGATACGTACTTCATCGAAGCGTTCTTTAACACTCTGAAGATTTGGGGTCTGAACTTCATCCTTCAGATCGGTGGCGCTTTATTGCTCGCTTTGTTGTTCTCGGATCTCCAGTTGAAATTAAAAGGGCTTGCCTTCTTCCGGGCGACGTTCTACTTACCGAACTTGATCACGATCAGCTCGGTCGCCTTATTGTTCGGCATCTTGCTCGACTGGCAGCATGGTTCACTGAACATGATGTTGATGAAAATCGGAATCATCTCGGAGCCGATCAACTGGTTGACGCAACCGGTGACCGCACAAATTTCCGTCTCGCTTATCCTGACATGGATGTGGCTCGGTCACTCGTTCATCGTCGTCATGGCGGGCGTATCCGGGATCTCGAAGGACTACTTCGAAGCAGCCTTGATTGACGGGGCAACACGTTGGCAGATTTTCTCACGCATCACGTTGCCACTCTTAAAACCGATTTTGCTCTACATCATGATCACGTCGTTGATCGGTGGTCTGCAATTGTTCGACCTCCCGATGTTGATTACGGATGGTGTCGGTGCGCCAGATGGTGCCTTGAACACGATGGTGCTCTATCTCTATAACCAAGCTTTCAAATACAACAACTATGGCTACGCCGCTGCTGTCGCATACGGACTGTTTGCCATCACGCTCGTCTTTTCAATCATCGTCTTCAAAGGGATGTTCCGAAAAGAACGTTCGCCGAAAGGAGCCTGA
- a CDS encoding carbohydrate ABC transporter permease: MERNAEARRIVPQTEEQPERSERPLKLTPPPKQKKAWFGKSVIYIGLVVLTIACIIPFLMMIINATRSNEEVLSGFSLIPGNSLAENYAALSSYVNIWSGFKNSLIIAVLVTVLSGYFSALTAFGFAFYQFKGKNAMFVFMLVMMMVPGQLGLIGFYELSKNLGLLDSYIPLIVPAIASPFTVFFVRQYVQTVLHPSLIEAARMDGASEFRIFHTIALPMMMPAIATMSIFTFIGSWNNYIMPLVLLFSPEKYTLPVLMGFLKGSQVAENLGSLYLGIAISVVPIMIAFLFLSKYIVSSISAGAVKE, encoded by the coding sequence ATGGAACGAAATGCAGAAGCACGTCGGATCGTGCCACAAACGGAGGAACAACCGGAGCGTTCCGAACGCCCGCTCAAGTTGACGCCACCACCGAAACAAAAGAAAGCCTGGTTCGGCAAAAGTGTCATCTATATTGGTCTCGTCGTCTTAACGATCGCCTGTATCATCCCGTTTTTGATGATGATCATCAACGCAACGCGCTCGAACGAAGAAGTCTTGTCCGGGTTCTCGTTGATTCCCGGGAACTCACTTGCTGAGAACTACGCCGCCCTCAGTTCATACGTCAACATCTGGTCTGGGTTCAAGAACAGCTTGATCATTGCCGTTCTCGTTACCGTCCTATCAGGGTATTTCTCGGCGTTGACAGCATTCGGATTCGCTTTTTATCAGTTCAAAGGGAAGAATGCGATGTTCGTCTTCATGCTCGTCATGATGATGGTTCCGGGTCAGCTCGGATTGATCGGTTTCTACGAATTAAGTAAAAATCTCGGGTTGCTCGATAGTTATATCCCCTTGATCGTTCCGGCGATTGCAAGTCCGTTCACGGTCTTCTTCGTCCGACAGTATGTCCAGACGGTCTTGCATCCGAGTCTGATCGAGGCAGCACGGATGGACGGAGCGAGTGAGTTCCGGATCTTCCATACGATCGCTTTGCCGATGATGATGCCGGCGATCGCGACGATGTCGATCTTTACGTTCATCGGTTCATGGAACAACTACATCATGCCGCTCGTCTTACTCTTCTCCCCAGAGAAGTATACGTTACCGGTCTTGATGGGCTTCTTGAAAGGGTCACAAGTCGCAGAGAACTTAGGCTCGCTCTATCTCGGGATCGCGATTTCCGTCGTACCGATCATGATCGCCTTCTTGTTCCTCTCGAAATATATCGTCAGCAGTATCTCGGCAGGTGCCGTTAAAGAATAA